One window of Paenibacillus sp. FSL K6-3182 genomic DNA carries:
- a CDS encoding phage tail protein has protein sequence MSYIVDFKNVSTVGLESSPVAEALAGLRANEARYFMNKYKHEFTVVPASESQDTLDYVNQVLKERDIAFAAKPLETSRFQVENIKFAYVFYEDGLGINVMYTVDDAKKRAVGFKLSEGMEVPKELEGKFKFARQKSKLAGTIRGSFFVIKKEY, from the coding sequence ATGTCTTATATCGTTGATTTTAAAAATGTGTCTACGGTTGGTTTAGAGTCTTCACCTGTAGCAGAAGCGCTTGCTGGTTTGCGCGCTAATGAAGCCCGTTACTTTATGAATAAATACAAACATGAATTTACGGTTGTGCCAGCTAGCGAAAGTCAGGATACACTTGATTATGTGAACCAAGTTTTGAAAGAGCGTGATATTGCGTTTGCGGCCAAGCCTTTAGAAACGTCGCGTTTTCAAGTGGAGAATATTAAATTTGCTTACGTCTTTTATGAAGACGGTCTTGGTATCAATGTCATGTATACGGTCGATGACGCTAAGAAGCGGGCCGTTGGCTTTAAGCTCTCTGAGGGGATGGAAGTACCAAAGGAGTTAGAAGGAAAGTTTAAGTTTGCGAGGCAGAAGTCTAAACTAGCTGGAACAATCCGAGGTTCGTTTTTTGTAATTAAAAAAGAATATTAA
- a CDS encoding YheC/YheD family protein: MLIKRDKWLQYRIFRSRSSLAGRLPKTQLLKKNTLSKMLLQYQSVVLKPRNGSYGRDIVFIKRNGTNAYRIHNEQNAVTMRDTDKILKWLRKKNSAHGYIVQRRLQLAQIGHKPFDIRIMAQRKKGSSSPWNVTGSYAKVAAQGYLVTNVTSRTIPVLEALKLARIGDRSLLVKAERIALLAAKRLGERYPKLRQVGFDIGIDRKHRIWIIEGNYQPDLRPFRLLKDSSMQRRISWYKKH; encoded by the coding sequence ATGTTAATCAAAAGAGACAAATGGTTGCAATATCGCATCTTTCGCAGCAGGTCCTCTCTCGCCGGACGGTTGCCAAAAACACAGTTACTTAAGAAGAACACCTTATCGAAAATGCTGCTTCAATATCAAAGCGTCGTACTGAAACCTCGCAACGGGAGTTACGGAAGGGATATCGTGTTCATCAAACGGAACGGTACGAATGCCTATCGTATTCATAACGAACAGAATGCAGTTACCATGAGAGACACTGATAAAATACTCAAATGGCTCCGTAAAAAAAATAGTGCTCATGGCTATATTGTCCAAAGACGTCTGCAGCTTGCTCAAATTGGGCACAAGCCCTTCGACATTCGCATAATGGCTCAGCGGAAAAAAGGCTCTTCATCCCCCTGGAACGTGACAGGCTCATACGCAAAAGTAGCGGCGCAAGGATATCTAGTCACAAATGTAACTAGCCGCACCATTCCAGTGCTTGAGGCGCTAAAATTAGCCCGAATCGGAGATCGAAGCTTGCTTGTCAAAGCGGAACGGATCGCACTATTGGCTGCCAAAAGACTTGGAGAGCGTTACCCCAAGCTTAGACAAGTCGGGTTCGATATAGGCATCGACAGAAAGCATCGAATTTGGATCATTGAAGGCAATTATCAACCGGACTTGCGCCCTTTTCGGCTCTTGAAAGATTCCTCGATGCAGCGCAGAATATCATGGTATAAGAAACATTAG
- a CDS encoding ankyrin repeat domain-containing protein, whose protein sequence is MINLKDIGKFEDLPEIAMHIYKGNIPALQAAITAGWDIEAGIILSKHTTLIPLDLALILQQMDVVKLLVAHGVNLNVNHNPAFLRAVRYCKEDIIRYIAAQGAKLDKLNQIGSGAYSQAYYGNKSNIPLIHELGLDIKLHGGAVLRQAVSDHDYKTLTYLLDHGVDINYNKPDMVYPYQATPLTVAARLGNLAMVKFLIERGADVTFAEKDGERPYTIAVSNKNTILADYLKSLEPAELHNMENKKFELKKYKLTDELLSFLTGDKLRLELAQNEYKIGYIDFFTLTDTIEMRVGRQKLLRLSADIDNYSDLQLVWNPKKKGLVGCYDVEHQEYADLCSFTEFLAQPEMYLIKFLEGEL, encoded by the coding sequence ATGATAAATCTAAAAGATATTGGGAAGTTCGAGGATCTGCCGGAAATCGCGATGCACATTTACAAAGGAAATATTCCTGCTTTGCAAGCTGCAATTACAGCAGGCTGGGATATTGAAGCTGGCATCATACTTAGCAAGCATACCACGTTAATTCCGCTTGATCTGGCGCTTATATTGCAGCAAATGGATGTTGTAAAGCTGCTGGTAGCGCATGGCGTCAACCTGAATGTCAATCATAATCCGGCCTTTTTGCGAGCAGTTCGCTATTGCAAGGAAGATATCATTCGCTACATTGCAGCGCAAGGAGCCAAGCTGGACAAACTCAATCAAATCGGGTCTGGCGCATATTCACAGGCCTACTATGGCAACAAAAGCAATATCCCTCTCATACATGAGCTGGGATTAGATATAAAGTTGCATGGCGGTGCTGTATTGCGTCAAGCTGTATCGGATCATGACTATAAGACTCTCACCTATTTGCTCGATCATGGGGTGGACATCAACTATAATAAACCGGATATGGTCTATCCTTATCAAGCGACTCCGTTGACCGTTGCCGCGCGTTTGGGTAATCTGGCCATGGTCAAATTTTTAATTGAACGCGGTGCGGACGTGACTTTTGCGGAAAAGGACGGCGAGCGCCCGTATACGATTGCGGTCAGCAATAAGAATACAATCTTGGCTGACTATTTGAAATCGCTGGAGCCGGCAGAGCTTCATAATATGGAAAATAAAAAGTTTGAGCTAAAAAAATATAAACTGACCGATGAGCTGCTCAGCTTTCTTACTGGAGACAAGCTGCGCCTTGAGCTAGCACAAAATGAATATAAAATCGGGTATATCGATTTTTTTACATTAACTGATACGATTGAGATGAGAGTTGGCAGGCAAAAGCTGTTGCGTCTGTCAGCCGATATCGACAATTACTCTGATCTGCAGCTAGTATGGAATCCGAAGAAAAAAGGCTTGGTAGGCTGTTATGACGTGGAGCACCAGGAGTATGCGGATTTGTGCAGCTTTACAGAGTTCCTCGCGCAGCCTGAAATGTACCTCATCAAGTTTCTTGAGGGAGAGTTATAG
- a CDS encoding YceI family protein, which yields MSNIKWEVDPDHSSVEFSVTHLMINKIKGVFERFEAIISFDPNELTTMGIQASIEANSITTRQAQRDEHLRSDDFLHADKYPTIVFQSTNCVFAGERQYELTGNLTLHGVTKPVTFHSVFEGLNKDPRGRERVGFHSTASIDRNEFGLKFNSPLETGGIIVGNEVIIELNIEAIKIN from the coding sequence ATGAGTAATATCAAATGGGAAGTAGATCCGGACCACAGCTCCGTCGAGTTTTCGGTGACGCATTTAATGATTAATAAAATTAAAGGAGTATTTGAGCGTTTCGAAGCGATTATAAGTTTTGATCCCAACGAGTTAACAACCATGGGTATTCAGGCTTCCATAGAAGCAAATAGTATCACAACTCGTCAAGCACAACGAGATGAGCATTTGAGAAGCGACGACTTTCTTCATGCTGACAAGTATCCAACTATTGTGTTTCAAAGCACCAACTGCGTATTTGCTGGCGAACGGCAGTATGAACTTACGGGCAATCTAACTCTGCATGGAGTAACTAAACCTGTCACTTTTCATTCCGTTTTTGAAGGACTAAACAAAGACCCTCGCGGCCGTGAACGTGTAGGCTTTCATTCAACAGCGAGTATTGATCGTAATGAATTTGGTTTGAAATTCAACTCGCCTCTTGAAACGGGTGGAATTATTGTCGGAAATGAAGTGATAATCGAACTTAATATTGAGGCAATTAAAATAAATTAG
- the deoB gene encoding phosphopentomutase, translating to MKQTPRFKRIFVIVMDSVGIGEAPDAEKFGDTGSHTLRHIAERMNGLHVPVLSKLGLSHIEQIPGVPKVEQPLAYFTKMQEASNGKDTMTGHWEIMGIKIDVPFKVFPEGFPNELINELEQKTGRKVIGNKPASGTAILDELGQEHMNTGALIVYTSADSVIQIAAHEEVVPVEELYQICEIAREITLREEYMLGRVIARPFLGESGKFKRTSNRHDYALKPYGRTVMNELKDAGFDVLAIGKISDIYDGEGVTKSLRTVSNMDGMDKLMETIHIDFTGLSFLNLVDFDALYGHRRDPIGYGKALEQFDDRLNEVLAELSEDDLLMITADHGNDPIHAGTDHTRENVPLLIYNKSFTEQSELPVSKTFSDIGATVADNFNVKMPQFGQSLLQELK from the coding sequence ATGAAACAAACACCTCGGTTTAAGCGGATTTTCGTCATCGTTATGGATTCTGTAGGCATCGGTGAAGCTCCGGATGCTGAAAAGTTTGGGGATACAGGATCACATACATTACGGCATATTGCAGAAAGAATGAATGGGCTGCATGTTCCTGTTTTATCTAAGTTAGGGTTAAGCCATATTGAACAAATACCCGGAGTACCCAAAGTAGAGCAGCCTTTAGCTTATTTCACCAAAATGCAGGAGGCTTCGAACGGGAAGGATACAATGACTGGTCACTGGGAGATTATGGGCATAAAAATCGATGTTCCTTTTAAAGTGTTCCCTGAAGGATTTCCAAATGAATTAATTAACGAATTAGAGCAAAAAACGGGACGAAAGGTTATTGGCAATAAACCAGCTAGTGGTACAGCTATTCTGGATGAACTTGGGCAAGAGCATATGAACACTGGTGCACTCATTGTCTATACTTCAGCAGATTCAGTGATTCAGATTGCGGCTCATGAAGAGGTTGTCCCTGTGGAAGAGCTTTATCAAATCTGTGAGATAGCCAGAGAGATTACGCTACGTGAGGAATACATGTTAGGCAGAGTGATCGCCAGGCCATTCCTCGGAGAGTCTGGAAAATTCAAGAGAACATCGAACCGTCATGATTATGCCTTGAAGCCTTATGGAAGAACCGTGATGAATGAGCTCAAGGATGCTGGGTTCGATGTATTAGCGATTGGCAAAATCTCAGATATATATGATGGTGAAGGTGTCACCAAGTCTTTGCGCACAGTATCAAACATGGATGGCATGGATAAACTCATGGAGACCATTCATATTGATTTTACAGGACTTAGTTTTTTGAATCTTGTTGACTTTGATGCACTCTATGGACATCGTAGAGACCCGATCGGTTATGGGAAAGCGCTAGAACAATTTGATGATCGATTAAATGAAGTTCTTGCTGAGCTGAGCGAAGATGATCTTCTCATGATTACAGCAGATCATGGCAATGATCCCATTCATGCGGGTACAGATCATACCCGTGAAAATGTACCTTTACTCATCTACAACAAGAGTTTCACTGAGCAAAGTGAGCTACCTGTAAGTAAGACATTTTCGGATATTGGGGCAACGGTTGCAGATAACTTTAATGTGAAAATGCCGCAGTTTGGACAGAGTCTCTTACAGGAGCTTAAATAA
- a CDS encoding nucleoside transporter C-terminal domain-containing protein: protein MHYLISVAGLILVLILAWLASNDKKKIKYRPIIVMIVVQIVLGILLLKTSIGELLIKGFANSFDKLLGYANEGINFIFGGMANEGAHTFFLFVLMPIVFMSAIIGILQHYKILPFIIKYIGLVLSKINGMGKLESYNAVAAAIVGQNEVFISVKNQLGLLSKQRLYTLCASAMSTVSMSIVGSYMTMLEPRYVVAALILNLFGGFIIASIINPYEVKPEEDIVEVQEQEKQTFFEMLGEYIMDGFKVAVVVGVMLVGFVGLIALINGVFAGIFGISFQEALGYVFAPVAFVMGVPWSEAVSAGSIMATKLVANEFVAMLDFVKIQDGFSDRTTAIVSVFLISFANFGSIGTIVGAVKGLNEKQGNVVARFGLKLLYGATLVSVLSAIVIGIIF, encoded by the coding sequence ATGCATTATCTCATCTCTGTTGCTGGTCTAATTCTTGTTCTAATACTGGCATGGCTTGCAAGTAATGATAAGAAAAAGATTAAATATCGACCAATTATTGTCATGATTGTGGTTCAGATTGTTTTAGGAATACTTCTACTAAAAACGAGTATAGGGGAATTATTAATTAAGGGCTTTGCCAATAGTTTTGATAAATTACTGGGATATGCAAATGAAGGGATTAACTTTATTTTTGGTGGAATGGCAAACGAAGGAGCACACACATTTTTCCTCTTTGTATTGATGCCTATCGTATTTATGTCAGCAATTATCGGGATTCTGCAACATTATAAAATACTGCCATTTATTATAAAGTATATTGGTCTGGTCCTAAGTAAAATAAATGGTATGGGGAAATTGGAATCCTATAATGCGGTTGCGGCTGCCATTGTCGGACAAAATGAAGTGTTTATTTCGGTGAAAAATCAACTCGGATTATTGTCTAAGCAGCGTCTGTACACATTATGTGCATCAGCAATGTCGACGGTATCCATGTCAATCGTTGGTTCCTATATGACGATGCTGGAGCCTAGATATGTTGTAGCTGCATTAATACTAAACCTATTTGGCGGCTTTATTATTGCATCCATCATCAACCCATATGAGGTTAAACCTGAAGAGGATATTGTTGAAGTTCAGGAACAAGAAAAACAAACGTTTTTCGAAATGCTGGGCGAGTATATTATGGATGGCTTTAAGGTAGCCGTCGTGGTTGGGGTTATGTTGGTTGGTTTCGTTGGGTTAATTGCTTTAATTAACGGCGTTTTCGCTGGCATATTCGGTATCTCGTTCCAAGAAGCATTAGGTTATGTCTTTGCACCGGTTGCCTTTGTTATGGGTGTGCCATGGTCTGAGGCTGTTAGTGCAGGCAGTATCATGGCGACCAAATTAGTGGCGAATGAATTTGTGGCTATGCTTGATTTTGTAAAAATTCAAGACGGCTTTAGTGATCGTACGACAGCCATCGTCTCTGTATTTCTAATCTCATTTGCTAACTTTGGGTCCATTGGTACAATCGTGGGTGCCGTAAAAGGCTTGAATGAAAAACAAGGGAATGTGGTTGCTCGATTTGGATTAAAGTTGTTATATGGCGCGACACTTGTAAGCGTTTTATCAGCCATCGTTATCGGAATCATATTTTAG
- a CDS encoding purine/pyrimidine permease — translation MRVILSGLQWMIFMIAGAIAAPIAIADLYNLTPIETAGLIQSTIITLGIAGFLQGLIGHKLPIHEGPAGLWWSIFTIYASLVGVLYSSNIDALQALSGGMIISGVLFILISAFKLMDKIARLFTPTITFIYLLLLIFQLSGSFMKGMMGITSSHTTLDVKVFLLSVIVVCITFWLGSCRIALLRQFSVIISILLGWLLFIVFGNTPVFSQAENLVNLPEMFPFGRPRFDGGTITTALLLTLLLITNAIASIRLMETVIEQKQSTDHRRYWRAGIISGITHFIGGSLGAIGSVPISGAAGYVQQTGVKERRSFLIGCSLVIILSLFPPIMNVISGIPAPIGYAVTFVIFVKMVGISLRELRKVIHEERPFIVSGVSLLVGVGLMFIPSSATIHLSPIVIAILNNGLICGSLLAIILEQGCMWREKQRSKVRQ, via the coding sequence ATGAGAGTAATTCTGTCCGGATTGCAGTGGATGATTTTTATGATCGCAGGCGCAATTGCTGCACCAATTGCTATCGCAGATTTATATAACTTAACACCCATTGAGACTGCTGGACTCATCCAGAGTACCATTATTACTTTGGGGATAGCGGGCTTTTTACAAGGCCTGATTGGTCATAAACTTCCTATTCATGAAGGTCCGGCAGGGTTATGGTGGAGCATTTTTACCATTTACGCGAGTTTAGTGGGGGTATTATATTCTTCTAACATTGATGCTCTGCAAGCTTTAAGTGGAGGAATGATCATTAGCGGTGTCTTATTTATCCTCATTTCAGCCTTTAAGCTAATGGATAAAATAGCCCGATTATTTACACCAACCATCACTTTTATATATTTACTGTTATTGATCTTTCAATTAAGCGGTTCTTTTATGAAAGGGATGATGGGAATTACATCTAGCCATACGACGTTAGATGTTAAAGTGTTTTTGCTTAGTGTGATTGTGGTTTGCATTACCTTTTGGTTAGGGAGCTGTCGCATCGCGTTACTTCGACAATTTTCGGTGATCATTAGTATATTGTTAGGTTGGCTATTATTTATAGTTTTTGGTAACACACCGGTTTTTTCACAAGCAGAAAACCTAGTTAATCTACCCGAAATGTTTCCATTTGGACGGCCGCGATTTGACGGTGGGACCATTACTACAGCGTTGTTATTAACACTGCTGTTAATAACCAATGCGATTGCATCCATCCGGTTGATGGAAACCGTGATAGAGCAAAAGCAATCCACGGATCATCGCCGTTATTGGCGTGCTGGAATTATATCCGGAATTACACATTTTATTGGCGGCTCTTTAGGGGCGATTGGCTCGGTGCCTATTTCGGGAGCGGCGGGATATGTTCAGCAGACAGGTGTGAAAGAGCGCAGATCGTTTTTAATAGGGTGCAGCTTAGTGATAATTTTATCCTTGTTTCCGCCAATTATGAATGTCATATCCGGCATTCCAGCTCCGATTGGTTATGCTGTTACATTCGTTATTTTTGTGAAGATGGTTGGAATATCGTTGAGGGAATTGCGAAAGGTCATTCATGAAGAGCGACCTTTTATTGTTAGTGGAGTTTCCCTGCTAGTGGGTGTGGGTTTAATGTTTATCCCTTCATCAGCCACAATCCATTTATCTCCGATCGTGATCGCCATTTTAAATAACGGGTTAATATGCGGAAGCCTGTTGGCGATTATTTTGGAACAGGGATGCATGTGGAGGGAAAAACAGCGGAGTAAGGTAAGACAATAA
- the deoD gene encoding purine-nucleoside phosphorylase, with translation MSRHLGAKKGEIAERVLLPGDPLRAKFVAENFLEEAYCYNEVRGMYGYTGLYKGVPVSVQGTGMGNPSMSIYATELIIDYEVKKLIRIGTCGAMQEDVNIRDIVLAQAVSSDSNLTEKIFHGCNYAPTADFSLLMKAYQHTQGKQAKVFVGNIYNSDEFYRETLDRLHKFMDFGVLAVEMESTSLYTLASKYGVKALSILTVGSQLLTQEHLTHQESEQSFYEMVEIALNTIIDDTSL, from the coding sequence ATGAGCAGGCATTTAGGTGCAAAAAAAGGAGAAATAGCAGAACGTGTTTTGCTTCCAGGAGATCCTTTGCGTGCAAAATTTGTAGCAGAGAATTTTTTAGAGGAAGCCTATTGCTATAACGAAGTAAGAGGTATGTATGGATACACTGGGTTATACAAAGGTGTGCCGGTGTCGGTTCAGGGGACAGGGATGGGTAACCCATCGATGAGCATATATGCAACGGAACTGATCATCGATTACGAAGTGAAGAAATTGATTCGCATTGGCACATGTGGCGCGATGCAAGAAGATGTAAATATCCGTGATATTGTATTGGCCCAAGCCGTGTCTTCAGACAGCAATCTGACGGAGAAAATTTTCCATGGCTGCAACTATGCGCCTACGGCAGATTTCTCATTGTTAATGAAAGCATATCAACACACACAAGGTAAGCAAGCGAAAGTCTTTGTTGGCAACATTTATAATTCGGATGAATTTTATCGTGAAACGTTGGATCGACTTCACAAATTTATGGACTTTGGCGTATTAGCAGTAGAAATGGAAAGCACATCGCTCTATACTTTGGCTTCTAAATATGGGGTAAAAGCACTGTCCATTTTGACCGTGGGCAGTCAATTATTAACGCAGGAGCACTTAACTCATCAAGAAAGTGAACAGTCCTTTTATGAAATGGTAGAAATAGCTCTTAATACAATCATTGATGACACTAGTTTATAG
- a CDS encoding helix-turn-helix domain-containing protein, which produces MDKEYKLASQLLTLLDTEQRWFTLAEVEKSLGISDKTIRKMVEEISKQLPPDITIEVTRGKGVFLRRDGRGKTISEVVSFMLRQTTFYRLMNLLFTTDGRFSVEELAGEMFMSTSSLKKLIVNLNNNDLKPYKLHITYSSPKIKGNEMNIRYFYWKLYCDAYDFTGWPFENIDFAYINELITNIENEKNIVYFINSKRKLSFLLAIVVDRVTRGKCVKVDEVRYPWEKGMFYLPVKALAKSLEEQLSIEFPESEISFMQSRVRLSQYHYYEGSEMTPIKEFELYKDKEEYQMGNLLFTLLAKVYPNMDMEERFTLEVYDFIDKLLMDNAIPEWMMISKSNLSTYVQKECQQIYQQLQDCMKTWNEAYPSVLYNDFHLTKLTLIVRSSLRYKRKKAFLVIGEEFSIRHYIADLIKKEIGDQLIVNTSIMKGLTDEMVQQHQIDFVISNFPVSLKTVPVVTISTIPSKRDLDNIRKELLL; this is translated from the coding sequence ATGGATAAGGAATATAAATTAGCTAGCCAACTATTAACACTGCTTGATACGGAACAAAGGTGGTTTACCTTAGCCGAAGTTGAGAAGAGTTTAGGAATCTCAGATAAAACCATACGTAAGATGGTTGAAGAGATAAGCAAGCAGCTGCCACCCGATATCACCATTGAGGTGACTAGAGGAAAGGGAGTATTTCTTCGACGTGATGGACGAGGAAAGACAATTAGTGAGGTGGTTTCTTTTATGCTCAGGCAAACCACCTTTTATCGGCTGATGAATCTATTGTTTACCACTGACGGACGATTCTCAGTGGAGGAGCTTGCTGGTGAAATGTTTATGAGCACCTCGTCTTTGAAGAAGTTGATTGTAAATTTAAATAATAATGATCTGAAACCGTATAAGCTGCACATTACTTATTCCAGCCCTAAGATCAAAGGGAATGAAATGAATATACGATATTTTTATTGGAAGTTATATTGTGATGCCTATGACTTTACTGGATGGCCCTTTGAGAATATTGACTTTGCTTATATTAATGAGTTAATCACAAATATAGAGAATGAGAAAAATATAGTTTATTTTATCAATTCAAAAAGGAAATTATCCTTTTTGCTGGCGATTGTAGTAGATAGAGTGACGAGAGGGAAATGTGTAAAAGTCGACGAGGTCAGATATCCCTGGGAAAAAGGGATGTTTTATTTGCCGGTGAAAGCTCTTGCGAAGAGTCTAGAAGAACAGCTTTCTATAGAATTTCCTGAAAGTGAAATATCCTTTATGCAATCACGAGTGAGACTCAGCCAATACCATTATTACGAAGGATCAGAAATGACACCGATAAAAGAATTCGAATTATACAAGGATAAAGAAGAGTATCAAATGGGTAATCTGCTTTTTACATTACTGGCAAAGGTATATCCGAATATGGATATGGAAGAACGATTTACATTGGAGGTATATGACTTCATTGATAAGCTTCTGATGGATAATGCCATTCCTGAATGGATGATGATTTCAAAAAGCAATTTATCGACATATGTTCAAAAAGAGTGCCAGCAGATATATCAACAATTGCAAGACTGCATGAAAACGTGGAATGAAGCTTATCCTTCTGTCTTGTATAATGATTTCCATTTAACAAAACTAACCTTAATTGTTCGTTCAAGCTTACGTTATAAAAGAAAAAAGGCCTTCTTAGTGATCGGTGAAGAATTCTCAATTCGTCATTACATAGCGGATTTGATTAAAAAGGAAATTGGGGATCAGTTGATCGTTAATACTTCCATTATGAAAGGACTAACCGACGAAATGGTGCAGCAGCATCAAATTGATTTTGTCATTAGTAATTTCCCTGTTTCATTAAAGACAGTACCTGTTGTTACTATCTCTACGATTCCATCAAAAAGAGATCTGGACAATATTCGTAAAGAATTACTTTTATAA
- a CDS encoding MDR family MFS transporter, which yields MNKRVQEARGMKRGPMLAALLIGAFVAFLSENLLVNAFPGLIQEFNVAASTIQWLSTAYMLAIGVLVPVTALLQQWFTTRQMFMSAMALFLAGTCLCAVSPGFEILLMGRVVQACGTGLLIPLMMNTILALYPLERRGAAMGLMGLVIMVAPVIGPALSGLVIDTLHWRWLFYMVIPVALFSIIYAFMYLKNVTELTKPRVDLLSIAMSTIGFGSVIYGVSRVNVWTEPEGYILIAIGSLFLLLLVWRQFKIKEPLIDLSVFRHPTFSLVAALVIILMMVLFATTTLLPIYMQDVMQLTAFATGLLLMPGCILNAMMMPVTGKLFDKFGPRFVIMPGLVMIALSLWLFAGIDSDTTRVSVLFNHVLLFLGISFVVMPAQTTGLNQLPRHLVAHGTAIYNTLQQIAGGMGIALFVGVMSSGANRYLHHSLDPTSMHEKSQSILTGLQTVFWIEFILSILVLVLGWFIKKPITNL from the coding sequence ATGAACAAACGGGTTCAAGAGGCAAGGGGAATGAAGAGAGGGCCGATGTTAGCCGCGTTACTCATAGGTGCATTTGTTGCGTTTCTTAGCGAAAATTTACTTGTTAATGCATTTCCTGGATTAATACAGGAATTCAACGTTGCTGCTTCGACCATTCAATGGTTATCTACGGCTTACATGCTCGCGATCGGCGTACTGGTGCCGGTGACCGCATTGCTGCAGCAATGGTTCACGACTCGCCAGATGTTTATGTCTGCGATGGCCTTATTTTTAGCCGGTACCTGCTTGTGTGCAGTATCCCCTGGATTCGAAATCTTGCTGATGGGCAGGGTTGTTCAGGCTTGCGGGACAGGATTATTGATACCGTTGATGATGAATACGATTCTCGCCCTTTATCCTCTAGAGCGCCGGGGTGCGGCCATGGGACTCATGGGGCTGGTCATTATGGTCGCCCCTGTCATCGGGCCAGCTTTGTCAGGTCTGGTCATCGATACCTTACACTGGCGATGGCTATTCTATATGGTGATTCCTGTCGCATTGTTTTCGATTATTTATGCGTTCATGTACTTAAAGAATGTGACAGAACTAACCAAGCCAAGAGTCGATCTTTTATCCATTGCGATGTCAACCATCGGTTTCGGTAGCGTCATCTACGGCGTCAGCCGGGTAAATGTCTGGACTGAGCCTGAGGGTTACATTTTGATTGCCATAGGCAGCCTCTTCTTGCTCTTGCTTGTATGGCGGCAGTTCAAGATCAAAGAGCCTTTGATTGATCTTTCCGTATTCCGGCATCCCACTTTTTCTTTGGTTGCGGCATTGGTAATCATCCTGATGATGGTTCTATTCGCCACCACGACATTGCTGCCGATCTATATGCAGGATGTGATGCAGTTGACAGCATTCGCGACAGGTTTACTTCTGATGCCAGGCTGCATTTTAAACGCAATGATGATGCCTGTGACGGGAAAATTATTCGATAAATTCGGGCCGAGATTCGTCATAATGCCCGGACTGGTCATGATCGCCCTATCGCTGTGGCTGTTTGCCGGTATCGATAGCGATACAACCCGAGTCTCCGTTCTGTTCAATCATGTCCTCTTATTCTTAGGCATATCGTTTGTCGTCATGCCGGCTCAGACAACGGGATTGAATCAACTTCCGCGTCATCTAGTAGCCCATGGCACAGCCATATACAATACGCTCCAACAGATTGCCGGGGGAATGGGCATCGCTTTGTTCGTTGGCGTCATGTCATCCGGAGCCAATCGTTATCTTCATCATTCGCTCGATCCCACTTCAATGCATGAGAAATCACAGAGTATCCTTACCGGTCTACAAACGGTTTTTTGGATTGAATTTATTCTTTCCATACTTGTTTTGGTGCTGGGTTGGTTTATAAAAAAGCCGATTACCAACCTTTAA
- the rlmH gene encoding 23S rRNA (pseudouridine(1915)-N(3))-methyltransferase RlmH, with protein MHIQIAAVGKLKEKYLVLGIAEYAKRLGPYVKLTLTEVPDEKAPETMSAAEEAIVREREGERLLAQLKPDAHVVALALDGELWSSEDLAGQLDKLATYGRSHVAFVIGGSTGLSPAVMKRAQQKLSFGRMTLPHQLMRLVLIEQIYRGVKINRGEPYHK; from the coding sequence TTGCATATACAGATAGCTGCTGTTGGTAAGCTGAAGGAAAAGTACTTAGTGCTTGGCATAGCGGAATATGCCAAGCGGTTAGGGCCTTACGTGAAGCTCACGCTCACGGAAGTGCCCGATGAGAAGGCGCCGGAGACGATGAGTGCGGCGGAGGAAGCGATTGTGCGCGAGCGAGAGGGCGAGAGGCTTCTAGCGCAGCTGAAGCCTGATGCGCATGTTGTCGCGCTCGCGCTGGATGGCGAGCTCTGGTCAAGCGAGGATCTCGCGGGCCAGCTCGATAAATTAGCCACGTATGGGCGCAGCCACGTGGCTTTTGTTATTGGCGGGAGTACGGGATTGTCTCCCGCTGTGATGAAGCGCGCCCAGCAGAAGCTGAGCTTTGGGCGCATGACCTTGCCGCACCAGCTGATGCGTCTGGTGCTGATTGAGCAGATTTATCGCGGAGTGAAGATAAATCGGGGGGAACCGTATCATAAATAA